In Pedobacter sp. W3I1, one DNA window encodes the following:
- a CDS encoding circularly permuted type 2 ATP-grasp protein → MIEDFIKNYFNHPKTYDEMFLSGDHYRNHYASFISNFSKESLDNLNKKEELAKKLFMSQGITFTVYDSGEGIEKIFPFDIIPRIITSTEWSFIEKGIKQRLKALNLFLKDIYSNQFILKDQIVPVNVIYSCPHFLREMHNVNVLHDIYIHIAGIDLIRDHDGTFYVLEDNLRTPSGVSYMLENREITKRLFPDLIPQCGVRSVTEYPSLLYKNLMSLSPRAVSNPTIVLLSPGMYNSAYYEHTTLARLMGVELVEGRDLVVKDQKVFMKTTTGLQQVDVIYRRVDDDYLDPLVFNPTSVLGVAGLMGAYRKGNVAIINAVGNGVADDKAVYTYVPDMIRYYLNEEPILKNVPTYQLSNKDELDYVFANINTMVIKKTNGSGGYGMLMGHAASEQETEAYKIEILKDPRNFIAQPTISLSSAPCFINGKLAPRRIDLRPFALNGPDGISIVPGGLTRVALKEGSLVVNSSQGGGSKDTWVLTS, encoded by the coding sequence ATGATAGAAGATTTTATAAAAAATTACTTTAATCATCCAAAAACTTATGATGAAATGTTTCTAAGCGGTGATCATTACAGAAATCACTATGCAAGTTTCATCAGCAATTTCTCTAAAGAGTCTCTCGATAACCTAAACAAAAAGGAAGAACTCGCTAAAAAGCTATTTATGAGTCAAGGTATTACCTTTACAGTATATGATAGTGGCGAAGGCATCGAAAAAATCTTCCCTTTTGATATCATCCCGAGAATTATCACTTCAACAGAGTGGTCTTTTATAGAAAAAGGAATAAAACAACGGCTAAAAGCATTAAATCTTTTCTTAAAAGACATTTACAGCAATCAATTTATCCTAAAAGACCAGATTGTGCCTGTAAATGTAATTTATTCCTGTCCGCATTTCTTAAGAGAGATGCATAATGTGAATGTATTACACGATATCTATATCCATATTGCCGGAATCGACCTGATCAGAGATCACGACGGAACATTTTATGTACTGGAAGATAACCTCCGTACACCATCTGGTGTAAGCTATATGCTCGAGAACAGGGAAATCACCAAAAGGCTATTCCCCGACCTTATTCCGCAGTGCGGTGTAAGGAGTGTAACCGAATATCCTTCCTTATTGTATAAAAATTTGATGTCGCTCTCGCCAAGGGCAGTTTCCAACCCAACAATTGTATTGCTGAGCCCCGGCATGTACAATTCTGCTTATTACGAACATACTACTTTGGCCCGCTTAATGGGTGTAGAACTGGTAGAAGGACGCGATCTCGTGGTTAAAGACCAAAAAGTATTTATGAAAACCACAACCGGCCTGCAGCAAGTGGATGTGATTTATCGCCGTGTAGATGACGACTATCTCGATCCGCTGGTTTTTAACCCGACCAGTGTACTGGGCGTAGCAGGTCTGATGGGCGCCTATCGCAAAGGCAATGTAGCTATTATTAATGCGGTAGGCAATGGCGTAGCCGACGATAAAGCCGTTTATACCTATGTACCGGATATGATCAGATACTACCTTAACGAAGAACCCATATTAAAGAATGTGCCCACTTACCAGCTCAGTAATAAAGATGAGCTCGATTATGTTTTTGCAAACATCAATACGATGGTCATTAAAAAAACCAATGGAAGCGGTGGATATGGAATGTTAATGGGCCACGCCGCAAGCGAGCAGGAAACAGAAGCATACAAAATTGAGATCCTGAAAGATCCACGCAACTTTATCGCCCAGCCCACCATCAGCCTGTCTTCTGCTCCCTGTTTTATTAACGGAAAACTGGCTCCACGCAGAATCGATCTTCGTCCCTTCGCTTTAAACGGGCCGGATGGTATTTCGATTGTTCCGGGCGGCTTAACCAGGGTAGCTTTAAAAGAAGGTTCGCTGGTAGTAAACAGCTCGCAAGGCGGCGGCAGTAAAGATACATGGGTTTTAACTTCTTAG